The following coding sequences are from one Leptolyngbya sp. NIES-3755 window:
- a CDS encoding transcriptional regulator, AraC family (similar to AA sequence:cyanobase_aa:Ava_C0027), translated as MSGSQIRLIDTETAQMFPAAPDESVTLSSAALNWQGILIEQHSIGSMELPEHYVQGHRLIVQTGEAVEYEWKENDHWQHKILQPGAFCLQTHGEINFPRWHDRFEFLAIALDPTFVEQSFQDVSTSIQFQTQRAVFDPVIADFAKRFSAEVRSRSYCGALYGESLAIAFSRHLLERYHHRSLSIVSPRGKFSSIQLRDLIDFIHVNLSEELSLTELAAHLNLSPFHFARLFKNSLGLSPHQYVLQNRIDRAKKLITVSTGSTLADIAVQVGFYDQTHFGKAFKRVVGVSPKVFSKHC; from the coding sequence ATGAGTGGTAGCCAAATTCGCTTGATTGATACAGAGACAGCGCAAATGTTCCCGGCTGCCCCTGATGAATCTGTCACACTCTCAAGCGCCGCCCTCAACTGGCAAGGAATTTTAATCGAGCAGCATTCAATCGGATCAATGGAACTGCCAGAACATTATGTGCAGGGGCATCGTCTCATTGTTCAAACCGGAGAAGCAGTTGAATATGAATGGAAAGAGAACGATCACTGGCAACACAAGATACTTCAACCGGGTGCATTCTGTCTGCAAACGCATGGAGAGATTAACTTTCCACGATGGCACGATCGATTTGAATTTTTAGCGATCGCACTTGATCCCACGTTCGTAGAGCAAAGCTTTCAGGACGTATCAACATCGATTCAATTTCAGACACAAAGAGCCGTGTTTGATCCAGTGATTGCTGATTTTGCGAAGCGGTTCAGTGCAGAAGTGCGATCGCGAAGCTATTGTGGCGCATTGTATGGGGAATCTTTAGCGATCGCATTTTCGCGACATCTACTAGAACGGTATCATCATCGCTCATTGTCGATCGTGTCCCCACGCGGCAAATTCTCGTCGATTCAACTGCGAGATCTGATTGATTTCATTCATGTCAACCTTTCAGAAGAACTGAGCCTAACAGAACTTGCGGCTCATCTCAATCTCAGTCCGTTTCATTTTGCTCGTCTGTTCAAAAATTCTCTCGGTCTATCTCCCCATCAATATGTCCTGCAAAATCGTATCGATCGAGCCAAGAAACTGATCACCGTTTCGACAGGTTCCACCCTCGCGGATATTGCGGTGCAGGTTGGATTCTATGACCAAACCCATTTTGGAAAAGCCTTCAAACGAGTCGTGGGCGTTTCTCCGAAAGTTTTCTCAAAACACTGTTGA
- a CDS encoding putative 2-keto-3-deoxygluconate dehydrogenase (ab initio prediction:Prodigal:2.6;~similar to AA sequence:cyanobase_aa:RPA4657) — translation MGTQGSRRTLLKGVAMTATGVVMGAMSPLGTKETVAQRPPQSSDRPQPATSKQLAGKTAFITGAARGIGRSIAELFAANGANVAMLDIADPAKLNSTQGYRVSNMTEFDQAVASVQQYGTKVLKIQADVRNLAAMQSAAERTNRELGGIDIVVANAGYVAWHSFEDGTPEQWQDVIDVNVHGVFNTAKATIPFLKQRGGGRIINLSSVGGRAGFAGNGAYTSSKWAVIGMTKQAAQELGKYNIAVNAIAPGAVNTPMYRSQGQMRSMGVSTPEEQDKLIEPISPLGKAGAIEPEDVAQTALFLASEASKTISGTTIDNAMGFNASYTA, via the coding sequence ATGGGAACACAAGGGAGCCGCCGCACATTACTCAAAGGCGTAGCGATGACTGCAACTGGGGTCGTTATGGGTGCAATGTCACCGCTAGGAACGAAAGAAACGGTTGCTCAACGTCCTCCACAATCGAGCGATCGTCCTCAGCCTGCAACTTCTAAACAACTCGCTGGAAAAACGGCGTTTATCACAGGAGCCGCACGGGGAATTGGACGATCGATCGCGGAACTGTTTGCAGCAAATGGTGCAAATGTGGCAATGCTAGATATTGCTGATCCGGCAAAATTGAACTCGACGCAAGGCTATCGCGTTTCTAACATGACTGAGTTTGATCAAGCGGTTGCTTCTGTACAGCAATATGGTACGAAAGTGTTGAAAATTCAGGCAGACGTGCGAAATTTAGCAGCGATGCAATCAGCCGCAGAGCGCACCAATCGCGAACTGGGTGGAATTGATATTGTGGTGGCAAATGCGGGCTATGTGGCATGGCATAGCTTTGAGGATGGAACGCCTGAACAATGGCAAGATGTCATTGATGTGAATGTTCATGGTGTGTTTAATACAGCAAAAGCGACGATTCCGTTTCTGAAACAGCGGGGGGGTGGGAGAATCATCAATCTGTCATCTGTGGGCGGACGAGCGGGATTTGCTGGAAATGGGGCTTATACGTCCTCGAAATGGGCAGTGATTGGCATGACGAAACAAGCGGCTCAGGAGCTAGGAAAGTACAACATTGCGGTGAATGCGATCGCGCCTGGTGCGGTGAATACGCCGATGTATCGGAGTCAAGGACAGATGCGATCGATGGGTGTGTCTACGCCTGAAGAGCAAGATAAGCTGATTGAGCCAATTAGTCCACTTGGAAAAGCGGGAGCGATAGAGCCAGAGGATGTTGCTCAGACGGCACTATTTCTAGCAAGCGAGGCATCGAAAACAATTTCGGGAACGACGATCGATAATGCGATGGGCTTTAATGCAAGCTACACGGCTTGA
- a CDS encoding hypothetical protein (hypothetical protein ACCM5_01312;~similar to AA sequence:cyanobase_aa:LBDG_33780), with product MNDQSTNIWDYKPWWCQPWSILLTGVGLISSSWLLLHSIWITIAVSIPVLTWMVFFLLIYPKAMSKSLEDIPSD from the coding sequence ATGAATGACCAATCAACAAACATTTGGGACTACAAACCGTGGTGGTGTCAGCCTTGGTCGATTCTACTCACAGGCGTAGGATTGATCAGCAGCAGTTGGTTATTGTTGCACTCGATTTGGATCACGATCGCAGTTTCAATTCCAGTGCTAACTTGGATGGTTTTCTTCTTACTAATCTATCCGAAAGCAATGTCAAAGAGCTTAGAAGACATCCCAAGCGATTAA
- a CDS encoding ArsR family transcriptional regulator (similar to AA sequence:cyanobase_aa:LBDG_07100) → MSKTADLSSNIVVAGFHALSDPLRIRVLDLLRDRELCVCDLCEVLDVSQSKLSFHLKTLKEAKLVRFRQEGRWLYYSLDLAQFVVLEQYLAEFRRFSPILPSRNCPDLK, encoded by the coding sequence ATGTCAAAAACTGCTGATCTTTCATCAAATATTGTTGTTGCAGGCTTCCATGCACTTTCTGATCCCTTACGGATTCGGGTGTTGGATTTGCTGCGCGATCGCGAACTGTGCGTTTGTGATTTGTGCGAAGTCCTAGACGTGAGCCAATCAAAGCTATCGTTTCATCTCAAGACCCTTAAAGAAGCAAAGTTGGTTCGCTTCAGACAGGAAGGACGATGGCTCTACTACAGTCTCGATTTGGCACAGTTTGTCGTGCTTGAGCAGTATCTTGCAGAATTTCGTCGCTTCAGCCCCATTCTGCCCTCTCGTAATTGCCCTGATTTAAAGTAA
- a CDS encoding putative channel protein (similar to AA sequence:cyanobase_aa:glr0003), whose protein sequence is MFKLNMRSPPRSNHHKAWQQWIDVLCPCQREAIAEAVGTFTLVFAGTGAVMVNQISNGAITHLGISAVFGAVVAAMIYTFGHVSSAHFNPAVTLAFWASGFFPKRNIFAYIAAQSIGAILASLLLRLSFGNIAKLGATLPLNDNWLQSFVLETVLTFILMIVILGSGLDRRASIGFAGLAIGLTVGLEAAFMGPITGASMNPVRSLAPALVGGIWQHQWLYWVAPILGAQIAAIVYRQLSNNFQDCQ, encoded by the coding sequence ATGTTTAAGCTAAACATGAGATCACCTCCCCGATCAAACCATCATAAAGCGTGGCAGCAGTGGATTGACGTTCTCTGTCCGTGTCAGCGAGAAGCCATTGCAGAAGCAGTCGGCACATTTACCCTCGTGTTCGCTGGAACGGGAGCGGTTATGGTGAATCAGATCAGCAATGGCGCGATTACGCATTTGGGCATCAGTGCGGTGTTTGGTGCAGTGGTTGCGGCGATGATCTACACCTTTGGTCATGTGAGTAGCGCTCACTTCAATCCAGCCGTTACGCTGGCATTTTGGGCAAGTGGCTTTTTCCCAAAGCGCAACATCTTCGCCTATATTGCTGCACAGTCGATCGGTGCAATTTTGGCATCGTTGCTCCTGAGATTGAGTTTTGGAAACATTGCCAAACTGGGCGCAACCCTGCCACTGAATGACAATTGGCTGCAATCGTTTGTCCTAGAAACAGTGCTGACCTTCATTTTGATGATTGTCATTTTGGGGTCAGGATTAGATCGACGCGCTTCGATCGGGTTTGCCGGACTTGCGATCGGCTTAACGGTCGGTTTAGAAGCAGCCTTTATGGGACCGATTACTGGAGCGAGTATGAATCCGGTACGATCGTTGGCTCCCGCATTAGTTGGTGGAATTTGGCAGCATCAATGGCTCTATTGGGTCGCACCGATTTTAGGAGCACAGATCGCCGCGATTGTGTATCGTCAGCTATCGAATAACTTTCAAGATTGTCAATAA
- a CDS encoding protein tyrosine phosphatase (similar to AA sequence:cyanobase_aa:Npun_F6486) has translation MKRVMFVCKKNSARSQMAEGFAKHFGAGKIEVVSSGLEASQVRPEAIATMKDAGIDISTQTSKALSEFKPEDFDVVISLCGCGVNLPPEWVTREVFEDWQLDDPAEQPEIFPRVRDQVKERVIGLIESLETAPVS, from the coding sequence ATGAAACGGGTGATGTTTGTGTGCAAGAAGAATTCAGCACGATCGCAGATGGCGGAAGGCTTTGCCAAGCATTTCGGAGCCGGAAAAATCGAGGTCGTCAGTTCTGGACTGGAGGCAAGTCAAGTTCGACCAGAAGCGATCGCAACGATGAAAGATGCAGGGATTGATATCAGCACTCAAACCTCAAAAGCATTGAGCGAATTCAAACCAGAAGATTTCGATGTGGTAATTTCTCTCTGCGGTTGTGGCGTAAATCTCCCGCCCGAATGGGTCACTCGCGAAGTGTTTGAAGACTGGCAGCTTGATGATCCCGCAGAACAACCGGAAATTTTCCCGCGTGTACGCGATCAGGTGAAAGAACGGGTAATTGGATTAATCGAATCGCTGGAAACTGCACCTGTTTCGTGA
- a CDS encoding dual specificity protein phosphatase (similar to AA sequence:cyanobase_aa:PCC7424_3611), translating into MQEQTQPISENLWWVLPNRLAGMRKPTASEIADLKTLGIGAIVSVMDDPSNLDLYEQANLPYRWLPTKGGTAPSREQLQEFQAFVEQQNQQGIAVAVHCTSGNRRTGTLLAAYLIRSGAAVDNAIQKIVLANPKAELREAQIRFLQDLAGG; encoded by the coding sequence ATGCAAGAACAAACACAGCCGATTTCAGAGAACCTTTGGTGGGTACTTCCAAATCGACTGGCAGGGATGCGAAAGCCTACTGCGTCGGAGATTGCTGACTTAAAAACATTAGGGATTGGTGCGATCGTCTCGGTGATGGATGATCCGTCTAATCTTGATTTATACGAGCAAGCAAATCTGCCTTATCGCTGGCTACCCACCAAAGGGGGAACCGCTCCAAGCCGAGAACAACTTCAGGAATTTCAAGCATTCGTTGAGCAGCAAAATCAACAAGGAATTGCCGTTGCTGTTCATTGTACAAGCGGCAATCGTCGCACCGGAACTCTGTTAGCTGCTTACCTAATTAGGTCTGGAGCCGCCGTTGATAATGCAATTCAAAAGATTGTGCTTGCTAATCCCAAAGCCGAACTTCGAGAAGCACAAATCAGATTCTTGCAAGATCTAGCAGGAGGATAA
- a CDS encoding NADPH-dependent FMN reductase (similar to AA sequence:cyanobase_aa:Npun_F6487) encodes MSFDHKPRILFLYGSLRERSYSRLLAEEAARIIEAMGAEVKFFHPHDLPLPGSVPDTHPKVQELRELSQWSEGQVWSSPEMHGNVSGLLKMQIDWIPLSIGAVRPTQGKTLAVMQVCGGSQSFNAVNTLRVLGRWMRMFTIQNQSSVAKAYQEFNEDGTMKDSSYRDRVVDVMEELYKFTVLLRDKVDYLTDRHSERKEAIAKQAATIAGQSVK; translated from the coding sequence ATGAGTTTTGATCACAAGCCGAGAATCTTGTTTCTGTATGGCTCATTGCGAGAGCGATCGTACAGTCGCTTATTGGCTGAGGAAGCAGCACGAATCATTGAAGCGATGGGCGCAGAAGTAAAGTTCTTTCATCCTCACGATTTGCCATTACCGGGCAGCGTTCCCGATACGCATCCTAAGGTACAAGAGCTACGCGAATTGAGTCAGTGGTCAGAAGGACAAGTGTGGTCAAGCCCAGAGATGCACGGCAATGTGAGTGGGCTATTGAAGATGCAGATCGATTGGATTCCGCTGAGTATTGGAGCCGTTCGACCCACACAAGGAAAAACCTTAGCTGTCATGCAGGTCTGTGGCGGGTCGCAATCGTTCAATGCGGTGAATACATTGCGCGTTTTAGGTCGCTGGATGCGGATGTTTACGATTCAGAATCAATCTTCGGTGGCGAAAGCCTATCAAGAATTTAATGAAGACGGCACAATGAAAGACTCGTCCTATCGCGATCGCGTGGTCGATGTGATGGAAGAACTCTACAAATTCACAGTGCTGCTGCGGGACAAGGTGGATTACTTAACTGATCGACACAGTGAGCGAAAAGAAGCGATCGCAAAGCAAGCCGCGACAATTGCAGGTCAATCAGTAAAGTGA
- a CDS encoding putative ArsR regulatory protein (similar to AA sequence:cyanobase_aa:RPA2256) yields the protein MMEIKTAIDALSALAQETRLELYRLLVRTGPNGLPAGEIATQLEANPSTLSRHLAQLEQAGLVRSWRVQRQVFYAIDWQGTEALLAFLTEDCCKADPDVWCDRKSGSCE from the coding sequence ATGATGGAAATTAAAACTGCAATCGATGCGCTTTCCGCCTTGGCTCAGGAGACGCGACTAGAGTTGTATCGTCTTCTCGTTCGCACAGGACCCAACGGGCTACCTGCGGGAGAAATTGCCACACAGCTAGAAGCAAACCCTTCTACGTTGTCGCGGCATTTGGCTCAACTTGAACAAGCAGGCTTAGTGCGATCGTGGCGGGTGCAGCGACAGGTGTTTTATGCGATCGATTGGCAAGGCACAGAGGCATTGCTGGCATTTTTGACCGAGGACTGCTGCAAGGCTGATCCTGATGTTTGGTGTGACAGGAAGTCTGGCAGTTGCGAATAG
- a CDS encoding hypothetical protein (conserved hypothetical protein;~similar to AA sequence:cyanobase_aa:LBDG_16190) yields MKKFPLLCATLASTALLNSLQIPMPLRSSEMLLDSAAYARRSGGRSGGGSFSRPSSGGSNRSGGSDSGGSVAPRSSGGGVYYGGGYGGSYYGGGSIVLLIVALILIGGAGFFVWYLLKAGKKKGGELENDTVTVTKVQVGLLAEGRAIQPQLAEIVQSADTETVEGLHAELQEAALALLRMPENWSHVQASSKTVKTRDEAEKAFNQLSIAERTKYTTETLTNANGKLVQKEFELDPDKDPASYIVVTLLIGTADDKPLFSEIRTTEALKDVLYQLSSLNPDYLMRFELQWTPQVEGDSLTYDEMLLEYPEMLQV; encoded by the coding sequence ATGAAAAAATTCCCTCTCCTGTGTGCCACCCTTGCGAGTACTGCTCTATTAAACTCGCTCCAGATTCCGATGCCGCTGCGATCGTCTGAGATGCTCCTTGATTCTGCGGCGTATGCCAGACGCAGTGGAGGACGCAGCGGAGGCGGATCGTTTAGTCGTCCTTCTTCGGGTGGCTCAAATCGCAGCGGTGGATCAGATTCAGGTGGATCAGTCGCGCCTCGATCGTCTGGCGGTGGTGTTTACTACGGCGGTGGCTATGGTGGCTCCTACTACGGTGGCGGCAGCATTGTCTTGCTCATCGTGGCACTGATTCTGATTGGGGGTGCAGGTTTCTTTGTTTGGTATCTGCTCAAGGCGGGTAAGAAAAAAGGTGGTGAGCTTGAAAATGATACAGTGACCGTGACCAAAGTTCAGGTGGGATTGTTAGCAGAAGGTCGCGCAATTCAACCTCAACTCGCTGAAATTGTTCAATCAGCAGATACAGAGACAGTTGAGGGACTTCATGCAGAATTGCAAGAGGCAGCATTAGCCCTGTTGAGAATGCCAGAAAATTGGAGCCATGTTCAAGCAAGTTCCAAGACGGTGAAAACGCGAGATGAAGCGGAGAAAGCCTTTAATCAATTGTCGATCGCTGAACGCACGAAATACACGACAGAAACACTCACCAATGCAAACGGTAAGTTAGTCCAAAAAGAGTTCGAGCTTGATCCAGACAAAGATCCCGCTTCTTATATTGTGGTGACTTTGCTGATTGGAACCGCAGATGACAAGCCTTTGTTCTCTGAAATCCGAACCACTGAAGCTCTAAAAGATGTTCTTTATCAACTTTCCAGTCTCAATCCCGACTATCTGATGCGGTTTGAACTGCAATGGACACCGCAAGTAGAGGGCGATAGCTTAACCTACGATGAAATGCTGTTGGAATATCCTGAAATGCTGCAAGTATAG
- a CDS encoding tRNA (Guanine37-N(1)-) methyltransferase (similar to AA sequence:cyanobase_aa:LBDG_16200): MRFDIVTLFPDFFESPLKSGLLGKALAKQIAEVYLTNPRDFAVDKHRRVDDEPYGGGVGMLIKPEPIFAAVESLPALPRREVIFVTPQGEPMQQSMLKEFSTNFDQIVIICGHYEGIDERVMNLVTREVSLGDFVLTCGEIPALALLNGTIRLLPGAIGKEDSLKFESFEAGLLDYPQYTRPPVFRGLEVPAVLRSGNHAAIDQWRTQQQIERTRLRRPDLYQCWLEQTGQNEQDEINP; the protein is encoded by the coding sequence ATGCGCTTCGATATTGTGACGTTATTTCCCGATTTTTTTGAGTCGCCCCTAAAATCTGGGCTACTGGGGAAGGCGTTGGCGAAACAAATTGCTGAGGTTTACTTAACCAATCCACGGGATTTCGCGGTGGATAAACATCGCCGAGTAGACGATGAGCCTTATGGCGGCGGGGTTGGCATGTTGATTAAGCCTGAGCCAATTTTTGCTGCGGTGGAATCTTTACCCGCCTTGCCCAGACGCGAAGTGATTTTTGTAACTCCGCAAGGTGAGCCAATGCAACAATCCATGCTGAAAGAATTTTCGACAAATTTCGATCAGATTGTCATCATTTGTGGACATTACGAAGGCATTGACGAACGCGTGATGAATCTAGTGACGCGAGAAGTTTCGCTGGGGGATTTTGTTCTGACCTGTGGAGAAATTCCAGCGTTAGCATTATTAAATGGAACCATTCGTCTGTTGCCGGGTGCGATCGGGAAAGAAGATTCGCTGAAATTCGAGAGTTTTGAAGCGGGTTTACTCGATTATCCGCAATATACTCGTCCGCCTGTGTTTAGAGGATTAGAGGTTCCTGCCGTTTTGCGATCGGGCAATCACGCTGCGATCGATCAATGGCGCACTCAACAACAAATTGAGCGAACCCGTCTCCGCCGTCCGGATTTGTACCAATGCTGGTTAGAGCAAACCGGGCAAAATGAACAAGATGAGATTAATCCCTGA
- a CDS encoding cyanophycinase (similar to AA sequence:cyanobase_aa:LBDG_16210), translating to MLESVLQSLKPQMPQSLKTAIMVIGGAEDKLHGREILRDFFWRSGGSDARIAIIPSASREPVVIGDRYQTIFTDMGAQEAKVLNILDRAQGELPELQEYVSECTGVFLTGGDQLRLCGLLSDTPVMDIVRSRSQSGEITLAGTSAGAAVMGYHMIAGGGSGESPNHSLVDMTLGLGIIPEVLVDQHFHNRNRMARLMSAIVAHPTLLGIGIDEDTCALFEGDGILQVLGKGAVTIIDPGEMTYTNQADIGKTDPLCMGNLRLHVLSAGCRFDLRKRSMLIRNSRKSPFWDRG from the coding sequence ATGCTAGAGTCAGTCTTGCAATCGTTGAAACCGCAGATGCCTCAATCCCTCAAGACCGCCATTATGGTGATTGGCGGCGCAGAAGATAAACTTCACGGTCGAGAGATTCTCCGTGACTTCTTTTGGCGTTCAGGAGGGAGTGATGCCCGCATCGCCATTATTCCATCCGCTTCGCGTGAACCCGTCGTGATTGGGGATCGTTACCAAACGATTTTCACGGATATGGGGGCACAAGAAGCCAAGGTGCTGAATATTCTCGATCGCGCTCAGGGGGAACTCCCAGAGTTGCAGGAGTATGTCAGTGAGTGTACTGGAGTGTTTCTAACCGGGGGCGATCAGTTGCGGCTGTGTGGCTTGCTCTCGGATACGCCGGTGATGGATATTGTGCGATCGCGATCTCAGTCGGGAGAGATTACGCTGGCGGGAACCAGTGCGGGCGCGGCGGTGATGGGGTATCACATGATTGCGGGGGGTGGCAGTGGAGAATCGCCGAATCATTCCCTGGTGGATATGACGCTCGGATTGGGGATCATTCCAGAAGTTCTGGTCGATCAGCATTTCCACAATCGGAACCGGATGGCGCGGCTGATGAGCGCGATCGTGGCACATCCAACGCTTTTGGGCATTGGGATCGATGAAGATACCTGTGCGCTGTTTGAAGGCGATGGAATTCTTCAGGTGCTTGGAAAGGGCGCGGTGACGATCATTGATCCGGGTGAGATGACCTATACGAATCAGGCAGACATTGGAAAAACTGATCCGCTGTGTATGGGAAATTTGCGGCTGCATGTTTTGAGTGCGGGTTGTCGATTTGACTTACGCAAGCGATCGATGCTGATTCGGAATTCTCGGAAGTCGCCTTTCTGGGATCGGGGATAG